GCTACCAGCACAATAAGGATGATATGTATAGCCTGAGCGACAACAATGTATATTGTGTGTACGAAGACCATCACGGACGTATTTGGGCGGCTACCTTTGGCGGCGGTATCAATTACATTACTCAAAATCAGGAAGGGGAGACTCTCTTCATCAATCACCGCAATAATCTGAAAGGGTATCCTATCGACTTGTGCTACCGAACCCGCTTTATCACTTCTGATAACAACGGTCGCATGTGGGTGGGCACGACAACGGGCGCTATTGCGTTCGACGAGAATTTCAAGAAGCCGGAAGATATACAGTTTCATCATTTCTCGCGTGTACCTAATGATACGAATAGTCTGAGTAATAACGACGTGCACTGGATTATCCCGACTAAAAAGAAAGAACTTTACCTCGCTACTTTCGGCGGCGGACTGAATAAACTGTTGTCTATCGACAAAGACGGTCACGGGAAGTTTAAGTCTTACTCGGTGCTCGACGGGCTTTCTTCGGACGTGTTACTTTCCATTCGCGAAGACCATAAGCAGAATCTTTGGATTAGCACGGAGAACGGCATTTGTAAATTCATCCCTTCCGAAGAGCGTTTTGAAAATTATGATGAGCGGAGTATCAGCTTCCGGGTTCGTTTCAGTGAAGCGGCTTCTGTATTGACTTCCAAAGGAAATGTGATGTTCGGCACCAGTAACGGAGTATTTATGTTCAATCCGGACTCGATACGGAAAAGCAGTTATGTGCCGCCGATTGTTTTCGGCAAGCTGATGGTGAATAATGAGGACGTCATTCCGGGAAAGGCATCTGTCCTGAAAGTAGATTTGGATGATACGGAGAAACTGGTGCTTTCGCATGACGAGAATATTTTCTCCGTCCAGTATGCGGCACTCGATTACACGAATCCGCAGAATATACAATATGCCTATATTCTCGATGGATTTGAGAAGCAGTGGACGTTTGCGGATAAACAGCGGAGTGTGACTTATACCAATCTCCCGAAGGGGAATTATGTATTCCGTGTCCGGTCTACCAATAGCGACGGGGCGTGGGTGGAGAATGAACGAACGCTGGATATTGTTATTCTTCCCTCTTTCTGGGAGACTCCGGTGGCATATGTGCTCTATGTATTGTTTATCTTGATTATCATTCTTGTGGCTGTTTATATCCTGTTCACTATTTACCGGTTGAAGCATGAAGTATCCATCGAACAGCAGATTTCGGATATAAAGCTGCGTTTCTTTACTAATATTTCCCATGAACTCCGTACGCCGCTTACGCTGATAGCAGGCCCTGTTGAACAGGTGCTGAAGAATGATAAGTTGCCGGAAGATGCCCGTGAGCAGTTGGTGGTGGTGGAACGGAATACAAATCGTATGCTTCGTCTTGTCAATCAGATTCTGGACTTCCGCAAGATTCAGAATAAGAAGATGAAAATGCAGGTGCAGCGTGTGGATGTCGTGCCGTTTGTCCGCAAGGTGATGGATAACTTTGAAGCCGTTGCCGACGAACACCGGATTGATTTCCTGTTCGAGACGGAGAAGCAGCATTTATATCTTTGGATAGATGTGGATAAACTCGAAAAGATTGTGTTTAACCTGCTTTCCAATGCTTTCAAGTACACGCCGAACGGGAAGATGATTACGATTTTTATCCGCGAAGATGAGAATACCGTTTCTATCGGTGTGCAGGACCAGGGTATCGGCATTGCGGAAAATAAGAAGAAATCGCTGTTTGTCCGTTTTGAGAATCTGGTGGACAAGAATCTTTTCAACCAGGCGAGTACGGGTATCGGGCTTTCGTTGGTGAAGGAGCTTGTGGAAATGCACAAGGCGACTATTACTGTCGATAGCCATTTGGGAGAAGGAAGTTGCTTCAAGGTCGATTTCCAGAAGGGAAAAGAGCATTACGATGAAGAAGTCGAATTTATTCTTGAGGATGCGGAAGCTCCGGTAAGGATGGGGCAGGTGGTGGATATTGCTAATGCATCGCTTCAGTCTGAGACTTTGGTGGCAGTGGACGGTACGGTATTTGAGGAATCGCCTTCTGAAGAATTGCCTTTGGTGGAAGAACCGGCAGCGGAAGATAACTCCAAAGAGTTGATGTTATTAGTCGAAGATAATCAGGAATTGCGTGAATTTCTGCGTAGTATATTTACTCCGATGTACAGGGTGGTGGAAGCTGCTGATGGTATGGAAGGCTGGAGCAAGGCATTGAAGTATTTGCCGGATATTATTATCAGTGACGTGATGATGCCCGAAAAAGACGGTATCGAGATGACCCGGGAACTGCGTGCGGATATGACGACCAGCCATATACCTATTATTCTGCTTACTGCCAAGACTACTATCGAAAGTAAATTGGAAGGACTGGAGTATGGCGCGGATGATTATATCACGAAACCTTTCAGTGCTACGTATCTGCAAGCCCGTGTGGAAAACTTGCTGATGCAGCGCAAGAAACTGCAGAGTTTCTACCGCGATAGCCTGATGCATATCAATATGTCTGCTGTCTCCGAAGATTTGCCGGCATTGGCAGAGACTGTATCAAGGGAAGAAAACAAAGTTGAACCGGAGCAGGAAGCGCAACCTCAACCTACTGTTCCCGAACTGTCTCCCAACGACCGTAAGTTTATGGATAAACTGGTGGAACTGATGGAACAGAACATGGATAATGGCGAACTGGTGGTAGATGATTTGGTACGCGAACTGGCCGTCAGCCGTTCGGTATTCTTCAAGAAACTGAAAACGCTTACCGGACTGGCGCCTATCGAGTTTATCAAGGAAATCCGTATCAAGCGTGCCACCCAACTGATTGAAACCGGAGAATTTAATATGACACAGATTTCGTATATGGTCGGTATTAATGACCCGCGTTATTTCAGCAAATGCTTCAAGGCGCAGGTGGGGATGACGCCGACGGAGTATAAGGAGAAGGTAGGCAGGTAGTTGCAGTTGATGAAACACGAATCAAAGAGGAGATAATAGATAAAATAGAAAAGACCGGCTTCCAATAGGTAGAAGTCCGGTCTTTTCGTCTGTTAGAGAGAGAGATTTATATAAAAGGTGTTTTTATTTCAACTGGCTGTCCAGATAATTGATAATATTGGCATCCGAAGGACGGGGAGCGTTGATATTAAGTATCTTTCCATCTTTGTCGAAAAGCATGAAACGGGGAATACCGCTGATTTTGTACTCTTTACATAAGTCTGATTTAAAACCGTCCGGTACAATGAACTGTTTCCATTCCGGTTTGTCCGCTTCCAGTTTCTTCTTCCACTTGTCTTGTTTTTCATCTATGGAGATACTGATAATTTCTATTTTCGAATTGCCGGCGTAGTGTTCTGTCAGTTTCTCCATATAAGGAATCTCGGCACAACAAGGACCACACCAGGTAGCCCATACGTCCATATAAACCACTTTTCCTTTTCCTATTATATCCGAGAATTTTAAAGAATTTCCTTTTACGTCGTTGACGGCAAAATCCGGAGCGGTATTGCCCGGCAGGAGTTTACCTATATCGTCACACTTTGTTTTGAATTCCTTTATTTTCTCTTGGTTGGAAGTAGTTTGTTGATATGCTTCGAATGTAGCAGTCAAATACGCGTCTGCTCCATTTTCCATATAGTTCGCCATATATATGTCCGCTAGATAATCTACTACTTCCTGATTGGATACGCGTTGTTTCAGAATATTGAAATATTGTACGCCAGGTCCTGATGTTGAGTCGGGATGGCTTGTCTGGTACCAGTCAATATACATATCCGTCAATCTGTTTTTGGCATTTCCCATATCATTGTAGTCGATACTTTCCAACAAGGCAAGGAAATCTTTGTCCCCATCTGTCGGTTGCCCTGCCTGATGTCTGCCTCGCATATAATTGAAAGAAGTCTGGAGTATTTTATCCTTCAGTTTCTTTTCTTCTTTTGAAATGAACCGTTTGTCACCGGTTGCTTTCAATTGTTCGGACAATTGTTCTGCAACAGAATCAAGGGCAGCTTTAAAGAGCTTGAATGACTGATATCCTGCAGCTTCTTTCGGTGTCCATTTGTTAGGATTGGCAAAATCATTATCAAAAGCCCGGAAGTATTCCGTAGCTTTAGTGTCTCCACTGAAAACAACTTCACAACGGCCGATCACAGAATCTGCATTGGCGGCTAATACAATGTGTTGCTTGTCACCGTTCTTCAAATACAAGCGTAGGAATCCTTGCGCATCTTCGGATACAAACCATATTTCGGCACCTTCGGGGAAATCTCTGCTGTATACGAAACTACCATCTTCCGAGATATCTACGCTATCCTGGACGAAAGCGGAATCGGTTATCAGCATACACTCCACACCTGCTGCTTTATAATCTTTAATCTCTCCGGTCAATGTTGCCGGACCGGGTTTGCAGGAGATGAATGTTACTGAAGCCAGAACTGTCATCAATAAAATGTGATTTATTCTCTTCATATTGAATTACTGTTTTATAATTGTTTCTTGTTAATATCTATTTTGTTCGATAGAGCCTTCGCTGATTACAACTTCCGATGCAGGAATAGCCATCGTATAAAGGTATTTGTTGCTATTAGGTCCTAATGTGTATTCTATTATGTTTCCTTCATATAAAGGAGCATGTGTGTTGGTGGGATCTAGTTCGTAAAATTTACGTTTGATAGTGATGTCATCATTCGGATCGTCATTGAAGTTGCAACGGCGAATATCATGCCAACGCAAAGTGTAAGGAAACTCCAGCATGCGTTCTTTTAAAATAAGGGCAATTGCTTCCTGTTGATTGCCGGCTGTTAAGTTTTTCTTCTCTGCCGGAGCATCATTGCTGATGCGGTAAGGACGAAATTGGGTATTCAGGTAGTTGAGTGCTTCATTCCACTTACCTTGTCGTGCCATTGCTTCTGCTTTGATCAGCATCACTTCTGCAGTACAGGGGCCGGACTCGAAAATGTCATCAGAATAGTATGAGTATCCGGATGCTGTACTGGGAACACCAAAAGCATATGCAACACCAAATACCGCCATAGTACTATAATCCGGATAGTAGAAATATTTATAGCGTAGGTCGTATGTCTGGTCGAAACTGTTTAAAAAACTGTCGCTTGGTGAAGGCCATGTGGTACCGTGCGAGAATTCACGTTTATAATACGATTTTTGTAACTCAGGAGTTAACAAACCCGTAGTATTGTTGTAAGTCTCATTATACCAGTTTGTTGCTTCTGTCATTCCATCCACTTCCGATGTTGCTTTATATAGAAATGTTTCATCATTAAAATTTCCAAGCTCAGCATTTAAGGCTAATGCTTTCTCTGCGTATTCTTGAGCTTTGGCATAGTCGCCTTTGGTTAAATAAAATCTTGCGGCAAAGCTGTTGACAGCAGAACTGTTTTCACGCCATGCTTTACGGTTACCGTTTTCTTTTAGCGGGATAGATAAATCCAGTGCCTGTGTCAATTCTGATTCTATAAATTCATAGACTTCTTTTAAAGAAGCTCGGGAGTATGAACTTTTATATGTAAGATCTGTGTTGATCGGCACCCCCGGTTCCTGAAAATTAGCCTCACAATAAGGTACGCAATAACAATTGGCTAATTCATAATAATGAAAGGCTCTCAGGAAATGAGCTCTTTGAGTTAATATGTCACGCTGCTCCGCGGTTCCGCCTGTTACTTTATCCAAATAAACAAGCACTGTGTTGGCTATAAATATATTTCTGAAACTCAGAAGCCAGACGGTACTGTTGCCATCCAATACATCTGTATATTGGGGTTGAAGACAATTCAAATGGAAAAGGGTGTAGTCTCCCATTAATATACTTTCCCAATCAACGTCCGGAGCCCACTCTGCCGGCAGAGAGAAACAATCGCTCATATAGAGTTGTGCCATGTTTAAGTCAACATTGAGTTGCCGATCATTATTTTCGGTGCGTGCATTGATGATAGCTTCCAGTTGCTCAAAGGTTTTTAGTTCTATGCCGTTTCCTTTTCTGGGCTGCTCGTCAAGATAATCATTGCAACTGAATAGTGCCATCGCCAGAAGAAAAATAGAACTTATCGTATATATCTTTTTCATAATCTATCAAGTTATTTATGTATTTCAATTTTAATAAGCGAATTTGACTCCGATAGTATAGGTTGGCTGCAAACGGAAAGAACCGTAAGAGTATTCGGGATCTTCGTCTGTAGCCTTGATAGTGAACAGGTTATTACCTTGTAGATAGCAAGTCAGGCGACTGATTCCCCATCGGTTCAGGATACGTTTGGGAACAGAATAAGATAAGGATAACTCCTGCATACGCACATTGTTTGCACTTTTCACATTATAATCCATGTAAGGGGCAAATGAAGCATAGGTTCCTAGCGCTATGGCCTTATCTGTTGGCATGGGCATGACTCCTTCATCACTTAGTTGGCTGTATTGGCGGTTGGGAATTGAGGTGAGCGGATCCGCATAATTGAATGTGGTTTGGCGGAACTTATGTCCGAACTTTCCTGTCATTGTAAATGATAATTCCCACTCATTGTAACTGAAAGAATGGCTCATGCCGATAGTCCACGGTGCAACAGTAGTACCCATATATTCCAGTGCATCACGTCCGTCCACTTCGGCCGGAATACTGTTAATTGGGCTGGTATTACCTTCCTTGTCTATATAAACTGCGGGTACTTTACTTTTGCCGGAACCGCTTGTAGAAGAATTTACTTCAGTAAGTCCTGCGTATCTGTAAGCCCATAATCCGTAGATATTGTATCCTGCAACAGCAGTCGGGCTAAGCATGTCAGACTTGTCAATGTAGTTGACGTAAAATTTGTCTACTTTGTTTTTGTTATAGGCAAGGGTAACATTACCATTCCAATGAACCCCTTTTCCGATAGGCAGACTGCTTCCCAACTCCAATTCTATTCCGCGATTGGTTATTTCTGCAGCATTGGCAGTAATTCTGGCTCCTGTGATAGCTA
The DNA window shown above is from Bacteroides faecium and carries:
- a CDS encoding hybrid sensor histidine kinase/response regulator transcription factor, which codes for MMKKTLISVILLLGIVFTTHAQTNSFFTHYSTEDGLSQNTVMNILQDHKDNLWFATWDGINRFNGYTFKTYKARQGNYISLTNNRVDRLYEDRYGFIWLLTYDNRVHRFDPKTETFEQVPAAGEEGSSYYVGAIKVLSNGTVWLLTESDGAIRVSTNPEKGHQLDIDIYSRKSGLFPATHVYQVYEDKAGNDWLLTDNGLGMIPPGEKTPVSYFVDTKGKSGGMNQAFYAVQERDEDICFASDKGRVWRYQKSNGEFHLLEIPTKANITAIYAEQEKAVMATDTDGFFTYNMKTGESVHYSHVTCKDLPDKPILSIYVDRSSEIWFEQEELGVVVHFNLATGVVKREQMKVEYSNADRSRPAFHIHEDVNGYLWVHPYGGGFSYFDRERNCLVPFYDDLDSHNWRFSNKIHIAFSDKQGNLWLCTHSKGLEKVTFRNVPFSMLTPVPHDYESLSNETRAICEDKLGNLWVGLKDGIVRIYDSNRQYKGYLTESGTIALSGAPMQGTAYFIMQDSNGVMWIATKGNGLVSARQTSPTGMSYRLTRYQHNKDDMYSLSDNNVYCVYEDHHGRIWAATFGGGINYITQNQEGETLFINHRNNLKGYPIDLCYRTRFITSDNNGRMWVGTTTGAIAFDENFKKPEDIQFHHFSRVPNDTNSLSNNDVHWIIPTKKKELYLATFGGGLNKLLSIDKDGHGKFKSYSVLDGLSSDVLLSIREDHKQNLWISTENGICKFIPSEERFENYDERSISFRVRFSEAASVLTSKGNVMFGTSNGVFMFNPDSIRKSSYVPPIVFGKLMVNNEDVIPGKASVLKVDLDDTEKLVLSHDENIFSVQYAALDYTNPQNIQYAYILDGFEKQWTFADKQRSVTYTNLPKGNYVFRVRSTNSDGAWVENERTLDIVILPSFWETPVAYVLYVLFILIIILVAVYILFTIYRLKHEVSIEQQISDIKLRFFTNISHELRTPLTLIAGPVEQVLKNDKLPEDAREQLVVVERNTNRMLRLVNQILDFRKIQNKKMKMQVQRVDVVPFVRKVMDNFEAVADEHRIDFLFETEKQHLYLWIDVDKLEKIVFNLLSNAFKYTPNGKMITIFIREDENTVSIGVQDQGIGIAENKKKSLFVRFENLVDKNLFNQASTGIGLSLVKELVEMHKATITVDSHLGEGSCFKVDFQKGKEHYDEEVEFILEDAEAPVRMGQVVDIANASLQSETLVAVDGTVFEESPSEELPLVEEPAAEDNSKELMLLVEDNQELREFLRSIFTPMYRVVEAADGMEGWSKALKYLPDIIISDVMMPEKDGIEMTRELRADMTTSHIPIILLTAKTTIESKLEGLEYGADDYITKPFSATYLQARVENLLMQRKKLQSFYRDSLMHINMSAVSEDLPALAETVSREENKVEPEQEAQPQPTVPELSPNDRKFMDKLVELMEQNMDNGELVVDDLVRELAVSRSVFFKKLKTLTGLAPIEFIKEIRIKRATQLIETGEFNMTQISYMVGINDPRYFSKCFKAQVGMTPTEYKEKVGR
- a CDS encoding TlpA family protein disulfide reductase, yielding MKRINHILLMTVLASVTFISCKPGPATLTGEIKDYKAAGVECMLITDSAFVQDSVDISEDGSFVYSRDFPEGAEIWFVSEDAQGFLRLYLKNGDKQHIVLAANADSVIGRCEVVFSGDTKATEYFRAFDNDFANPNKWTPKEAAGYQSFKLFKAALDSVAEQLSEQLKATGDKRFISKEEKKLKDKILQTSFNYMRGRHQAGQPTDGDKDFLALLESIDYNDMGNAKNRLTDMYIDWYQTSHPDSTSGPGVQYFNILKQRVSNQEVVDYLADIYMANYMENGADAYLTATFEAYQQTTSNQEKIKEFKTKCDDIGKLLPGNTAPDFAVNDVKGNSLKFSDIIGKGKVVYMDVWATWCGPCCAEIPYMEKLTEHYAGNSKIEIISISIDEKQDKWKKKLEADKPEWKQFIVPDGFKSDLCKEYKISGIPRFMLFDKDGKILNINAPRPSDANIINYLDSQLK
- a CDS encoding RagB/SusD family nutrient uptake outer membrane protein, which codes for MKKIYTISSIFLLAMALFSCNDYLDEQPRKGNGIELKTFEQLEAIINARTENNDRQLNVDLNMAQLYMSDCFSLPAEWAPDVDWESILMGDYTLFHLNCLQPQYTDVLDGNSTVWLLSFRNIFIANTVLVYLDKVTGGTAEQRDILTQRAHFLRAFHYYELANCYCVPYCEANFQEPGVPINTDLTYKSSYSRASLKEVYEFIESELTQALDLSIPLKENGNRKAWRENSSAVNSFAARFYLTKGDYAKAQEYAEKALALNAELGNFNDETFLYKATSEVDGMTEATNWYNETYNNTTGLLTPELQKSYYKREFSHGTTWPSPSDSFLNSFDQTYDLRYKYFYYPDYSTMAVFGVAYAFGVPSTASGYSYYSDDIFESGPCTAEVMLIKAEAMARQGKWNEALNYLNTQFRPYRISNDAPAEKKNLTAGNQQEAIALILKERMLEFPYTLRWHDIRRCNFNDDPNDDITIKRKFYELDPTNTHAPLYEGNIIEYTLGPNSNKYLYTMAIPASEVVISEGSIEQNRY